The Pelobates fuscus isolate aPelFus1 chromosome 2, aPelFus1.pri, whole genome shotgun sequence genome has a segment encoding these proteins:
- the ALDH8A1 gene encoding 2-aminomuconic semialdehyde dehydrogenase — protein MDEQGTFLVLQNYINGKFVPSTKFIDSYDPSTGNTYCQVPDSGKEEVDAAVTAAKDAFPAWSSRSSQERSAIMFKLADLLERNLEEFAHAESRDQGKTVTFARTMDIPRAVYNFRFFASSVLHHTTECTQMDHMNCMHYTVRTPIGVAGLISPWNLPLYLLTWKIAPAIACGNTVVAKPSEMTSVTAWMMCKLLKEAGVPPGVVNIVFGTGPRAGEALVCHPDVPIISFTGSTATAQRIIEKSAPYCKKMSLELGGKNPAIIFGDADLEECINTTVRSSFSNQGEICLCTSRIYVQKTIYDEFLKRFVEAAKKWKVGLPSDPTACMGALISENHLAKVRGYVKKALAEGAVVLCGEDVDTMHIPLGNQGGYFMLPTIITALKEDSPCMQEEIFGPVACVVPFDTEEEVICKANGVKYGLAATVWTRDVGRVHRVAKRLQSGLVWTNCWLIRDLNLPFGGMKASGIGREGAKDSYEFFTEVKTVTIKH, from the exons GTGGATGCTGCCGTAACTGCCGCCAAAGATGCTTTTCCAGCCTGGTCTTCCAGAAGCTCCCAGGAGCGATCTGCGATCATGTTCAAGCTGGCAGACCTCTTGGAGAGAAATCTGGAAGAGTTTGCCCATGCAGAGTCTAGAGACCAAG GGAAAACAGTGACATTTGCTCGGACTATGGATATCCCTCGGGCAGTGTACAACTTCCGCTTCTTTGCATCTTCGGTACTGCATCACACTACAGAATGCACTCAGATGGATCATATGAACTGCATGCATTACACTGTGCGCACTCCAATTGGAGTAG CTGGCCTAATCAGTCCATGGAATTTGCCCCTATATTTACTAACCTGGAAGATTGCGCCTGCTATCGCATGTGGGAACACAGTTGTGGCAAAGCCCAGTGAGATGACCTCAGTCACTGCGTGGATGATGTGTAAACTTCTAAAAGAAGCAG GTGTCCCACCTGGTGTAGTGAATATAGTTTTTGGAACAGGTCCCAGAGCTGGTGAAGCACTAGTGTGTCATCCTGATGTTCCCATCATCTCTTTTACCGGGAGCACAGCAACAGCACAGCGAATCATCGAGAAAAGTGCTCCGTATTGCAAAAAAATGTCTTTGGAGCTCGGAGGCAAGAATCCAGCTATAATATTCGGAGATGCTGACCTGGAAGAGTGCATCAACACTACGGTCAGGTCAAGCTTCTCTAatcaa GGAGAGATCTGCCTCTGCACAAGCAGAATTTATGTCCAGAAGACAATATATGATGAATTTCTGAAGAGATTTGTAGAAGCTGCCAAGAAATGGAAAGTCGGATTGCCTTctgaccccacagcttgcatgGGAGCTTTGATTAGTGAAAATCACCTTGCAAAG GTTAGGGGCTATGTGAAGAAGGCACTGGCTGAAGGAGCTGTTGTCCTTTGTGGAGAAGATGTGGATACCATGCACATTCCACTTGGAAATCAGGGTGGATATTTCATGTTGCCAACTATTATCACTGCATTGAAGGAAGACTCCCCATGCATGCAGGAAGAGATATTTGGACCAGTGGCATGTGTGGTACCTTTTGATACAGAAGAAGAAGTGATTTGCAAAGCTAATGGTGTAAAATACGGCTTGGCTGCCACTGTGTGGACAAGAGATGTAGGTCGTGTTCACCGTGTTGCAAAAAGATTGCAATCAGGGCTAGTGTGGACCAACTGTTGGCTCATTCGAGATCTTAATTTACCATTTGGTGGTATGAAAGCATCAGGTATAGGAAGAGAAGGTGCCAAGGATTCATATGAATTCTTCACTGAAGTTAAAACAGTTACCATAAAACACTGA